The Planifilum fimeticola genome has a segment encoding these proteins:
- a CDS encoding genetic competence negative regulator produces the protein MRVERLGRDKIRFYLSLDDLVERGIEKEDMWRDIPKVHELFNDMMEQAYRELGFEIAGPVAVEVFTLPAQGMVVIVTRGRPSHSGEFDDDDMYELEVTLEESDQIIFRFVDFEDLVQAAMRMHPLVERDEGKVYAHQGQYYLVFDEDVKTKNLDALVAILSEYGEASTVTEHVLVEYGTTVWAKDAVHELVRHFSR, from the coding sequence ATGCGTGTCGAGCGATTGGGTCGGGATAAAATCCGCTTCTACCTGTCGCTGGACGACTTGGTGGAGCGAGGAATCGAAAAAGAGGATATGTGGCGGGACATCCCCAAAGTCCATGAGCTCTTCAACGACATGATGGAACAGGCGTATCGGGAGTTGGGGTTTGAAATCGCAGGACCCGTTGCAGTCGAGGTGTTTACTCTTCCGGCTCAGGGAATGGTCGTCATCGTCACGCGGGGACGTCCGTCGCACTCCGGGGAGTTTGACGATGATGACATGTACGAATTGGAAGTTACCTTGGAGGAAAGCGATCAAATTATTTTCCGGTTTGTCGATTTCGAGGACCTCGTACAAGCTGCGATGCGCATGCACCCACTCGTGGAGCGGGATGAGGGCAAGGTTTATGCCCACCAGGGACAGTATTACCTGGTCTTCGACGAGGATGTAAAGACGAAGAATCTGGACGCCCTGGTGGCCATACTTTCCGAATACGGCGAAGCTTCCACCGTGACCGAACATGTGTTGGTGGAATACGGGACCACGGTGTGGGCGAAAGATGCCGTCCATGAGCTTGTGCGTCACTTTTCCCGATGA
- a CDS encoding DUF1259 domain-containing protein, with translation MKALDRLCRQFARIVGGSSSVINGVCFIQRFRNIPVTILGRRSRSPLVLPTFFSFESLDRQGRALNLGETVILQREINPFISALRKQGILVTALHNHWLFDNPRLFYIHFESVENPLVFARKVARALRVLRS, from the coding sequence TTGAAGGCGCTGGATAGGCTATGCCGTCAATTTGCGAGAATTGTGGGCGGATCCTCGAGCGTCATCAACGGCGTTTGCTTCATTCAAAGGTTCCGAAACATCCCTGTCACCATTCTGGGGCGTCGCAGCCGCTCCCCGCTGGTATTGCCGACCTTCTTCAGCTTTGAGAGCCTCGACCGGCAAGGCCGGGCGCTGAATTTGGGCGAGACGGTGATTTTGCAAAGGGAGATCAACCCCTTCATTTCAGCCCTCCGAAAACAGGGAATTCTTGTCACGGCGCTGCACAATCACTGGTTATTTGATAATCCCCGCCTGTTCTACATTCATTTCGAATCGGTGGAAAACCCCCTGGTTTTCGCCAGAAAGGTTGCCCGGGCCCTCAGAGTGCTTCGATCGTAG
- a CDS encoding ferredoxin — MRTWVDQDTCIACGACGATAPDVYDYDEDGIAYVILDDNTGTADVPEEFWDDVRDAQEGCPTESIKVEE; from the coding sequence ATGCGCACATGGGTAGATCAAGATACATGCATCGCTTGTGGAGCTTGCGGAGCGACCGCACCCGACGTATACGATTACGATGAAGACGGGATCGCCTACGTCATCCTGGACGACAACACGGGAACGGCGGATGTCCCTGAAGAATTCTGGGATGATGTGAGGGACGCCCAAGAAGGCTGCCCGACCGAATCCATCAAAGTGGAAGAGTGA
- a CDS encoding CPBP family intramembrane glutamic endopeptidase, with the protein MEDFEERGGGAQQGKPGMTDRVLLLNLYFTQFLVLLLAVIFLFFQGRLSADLFVWREGLFWAVGALLGMVAVGIEIFLALVLPAKWLDDGGINLRLFRRRSLLHIAWIALLVSVAEELLFRGAVQHWLGIWGTSLLFTLIHFRYLRQWAMASLLFVISAALGWLVEWSGTLTPAIVAHFIIDFVMGALIRLGRIPGMEVPKDKA; encoded by the coding sequence ATGGAAGATTTCGAAGAACGGGGTGGGGGGGCGCAGCAGGGGAAACCGGGCATGACGGACCGGGTTCTGTTGCTCAACCTCTATTTCACCCAGTTTCTCGTGCTCTTGCTGGCAGTGATCTTCCTTTTCTTTCAGGGAAGGTTGTCGGCGGATCTTTTCGTCTGGCGGGAAGGCCTTTTCTGGGCTGTCGGGGCGCTGTTGGGAATGGTGGCGGTGGGGATTGAGATTTTTCTCGCGCTGGTGCTTCCCGCCAAATGGTTGGATGACGGGGGGATCAATCTGCGTCTGTTTCGGCGCCGATCCCTGTTGCACATCGCCTGGATCGCCTTGCTGGTTTCCGTTGCGGAGGAACTGTTGTTTCGGGGAGCGGTTCAGCACTGGCTGGGAATATGGGGAACCAGCCTGCTGTTTACGTTGATCCATTTTCGATATCTGCGGCAGTGGGCGATGGCATCCCTGCTGTTTGTCATAAGCGCCGCCCTCGGGTGGTTGGTGGAGTGGAGCGGAACGCTGACCCCGGCGATCGTCGCCCATTTTATTATCGATTTCGTGATGGGTGCGTTAATACGGCTGGGAAGGATTCCCGGGATGGAGGTGCCGAAGGACAAGGCATGA
- a CDS encoding Glu/Leu/Phe/Val family dehydrogenase produces MAQQTEETEKQTLPKTEEMDVLASTQTVIKRALEKLGYPEHVYELLKEPLRVLTVRIPVRMDDGSVKVFTGYRAQHNDAVGPTKGGVRFHPDVTENEVKALSIWMSIKAGIVDLPYGGGKGGIVCDPRQLSFRELERLSRGYVRAISQIVGPTKDIPAPDVFTNSQIMAWMLDEYSRIREFDSPAFITGKPLVLGGSRGRETATAKGVTIMIREAAKRRNLDLKDARVVIQGFGNAGSFLAKFMSDAGAKVIGISDVYGGLYDENGLDIDYLLDRRDSFGTVTRLFKNTITNQELLELDCDILVPAAVENQITAANAHRIRADIVVEAANGPTTLEATRILSERGILLVPDVLASAGGVTVSYFEWVQNNQGYYWSEEEVERKLEEIMVNAFDNVYNLARSRKVDMRLAAYMVGVRKMAEASRFRGWV; encoded by the coding sequence ATGGCACAGCAGACGGAAGAAACCGAAAAACAGACGCTTCCGAAGACGGAGGAGATGGATGTCCTCGCATCGACGCAGACGGTGATCAAACGGGCTCTGGAGAAGCTGGGTTATCCGGAGCACGTTTATGAATTGCTGAAGGAGCCGTTGCGGGTGCTTACGGTCCGCATCCCCGTCCGCATGGACGACGGCAGCGTCAAGGTGTTCACCGGGTACCGGGCGCAACACAACGATGCGGTGGGCCCCACCAAAGGAGGCGTGCGGTTTCATCCGGACGTTACTGAAAATGAAGTGAAAGCGCTTTCCATTTGGATGAGCATCAAAGCGGGAATTGTCGATTTGCCTTACGGCGGAGGCAAGGGAGGCATCGTTTGCGATCCGCGCCAGCTGTCTTTCCGCGAATTGGAAAGGCTGTCCCGGGGTTATGTCCGGGCCATCAGCCAAATCGTCGGACCGACCAAGGATATCCCCGCCCCGGACGTGTTTACCAACTCGCAGATCATGGCATGGATGCTGGACGAATACAGCCGTATCCGTGAGTTTGATTCCCCGGCCTTCATCACCGGGAAGCCGCTGGTGCTGGGCGGTTCGCGGGGGCGTGAGACCGCCACGGCCAAGGGGGTCACCATCATGATTCGCGAGGCCGCCAAGCGCCGGAATCTGGATCTGAAGGATGCCCGGGTGGTGATCCAAGGCTTCGGAAATGCCGGCAGTTTCCTGGCGAAGTTCATGAGCGATGCCGGCGCCAAGGTGATCGGCATTTCCGATGTGTACGGCGGTTTGTATGACGAAAACGGTTTGGACATCGATTATCTGCTGGACCGCAGGGACTCCTTCGGAACGGTGACCCGCCTGTTTAAGAACACCATCACCAATCAGGAGCTTCTGGAACTGGATTGCGACATTCTCGTGCCGGCGGCGGTGGAAAATCAGATCACCGCAGCCAATGCGCATCGGATTCGGGCGGATATCGTGGTGGAGGCGGCCAACGGTCCGACGACACTGGAAGCGACGCGCATCCTGAGCGAACGGGGCATACTGCTGGTGCCGGATGTGCTGGCCAGCGCCGGCGGGGTTACCGTCTCCTACTTTGAATGGGTCCAGAACAATCAGGGATATTATTGGTCGGAAGAAGAAGTGGAGCGCAAGTTGGAAGAGATCATGGTCAACGCCTTCGATAACGTCTACAACCTCGCCCGCTCGCGCAAGGTGGACATGCGGTTGGCGGCCTACATGGTCGGGGTTCGCAAAATGGCGGAGGCCTCCCGCTTTCGCGGTTGGGTATAG
- a CDS encoding PIG-L deacetylase family protein, with product MSRTALLVFAHPDDETFSCGGSIARYAEQKDTRLVLYCATRGEAGKTAGVCAPEQLGDTRAEELKRAGEILGLDRIILRNHGDGRLKDLPEEMLAEEIGTVIESTNPDVIVTFPPHGISGHPDHQAIQKAALRAVLESGRRKSLSLYYVAIPESVARDVQRPVHATADELITTVIDVSPYLQRIAEALRQHRTQRASIERVFPGVFDGKLTGLRRKEYFQLVVKKGEFYHSTDRSDDWFRL from the coding sequence ATGTCCCGAACCGCATTGCTCGTCTTTGCCCACCCGGATGACGAAACCTTCTCCTGCGGCGGTTCGATCGCCCGGTATGCCGAACAAAAGGACACCCGCCTGGTGCTCTACTGCGCCACGCGGGGAGAGGCGGGGAAAACCGCGGGGGTTTGTGCACCGGAACAGCTCGGTGACACCCGGGCCGAGGAATTGAAGCGCGCCGGCGAGATATTGGGACTTGATCGCATCATCCTGCGGAATCACGGCGACGGCCGGTTGAAGGATCTGCCGGAGGAAATGCTGGCGGAGGAAATCGGCACCGTGATCGAAAGCACAAACCCCGATGTGATCGTCACCTTCCCGCCCCACGGCATCTCCGGTCATCCGGACCACCAGGCCATTCAAAAAGCCGCCCTTCGGGCGGTGCTGGAGAGCGGGCGGAGAAAATCCCTTTCCCTGTATTACGTCGCCATTCCGGAATCGGTCGCCCGCGACGTCCAGCGTCCCGTTCACGCGACCGCTGATGAGCTGATCACCACAGTGATCGACGTCTCCCCTTACCTGCAGCGCATCGCGGAAGCGCTCCGCCAGCATCGAACCCAGAGGGCCTCCATCGAGCGCGTGTTTCCCGGCGTTTTCGACGGGAAATTGACCGGGCTGCGCAGGAAGGAATATTTTCAATTGGTCGTCAAAAAGGGGGAGTTTTATCATTCAACCGACCGGTCCGACGACTGGTTCCGGCTGTGA
- a CDS encoding rhodanese-like domain-containing protein: protein MEVPCISAEEFAEKYRSGALKDATLLDVREWEEWLVDRLEEAEFLPLSSFPPPPGRLNPEKPIYVFCAHGVRSVYATDLLLRQGYPRVIHVEGGLARVRLLLEK, encoded by the coding sequence GTGGAAGTTCCCTGCATTTCCGCAGAAGAATTTGCAGAAAAGTACCGGTCCGGAGCGCTGAAGGACGCGACGCTGTTGGATGTGCGGGAGTGGGAGGAATGGCTGGTCGATCGGTTGGAGGAAGCGGAATTCCTGCCCTTGTCCAGTTTTCCCCCGCCACCGGGGAGGTTGAATCCGGAAAAGCCCATTTACGTATTTTGCGCCCACGGGGTTCGCAGCGTCTATGCGACGGATCTGCTGCTTCGGCAGGGTTATCCGCGGGTGATCCATGTGGAGGGCGGTCTGGCCCGGGTGCGGCTCCTGCTTGAAAAATAA